A window of the Oncorhynchus keta strain PuntledgeMale-10-30-2019 chromosome 21, Oket_V2, whole genome shotgun sequence genome harbors these coding sequences:
- the nek4 gene encoding serine/threonine-protein kinase Nek4 isoform X1 — MNNYMFIRVVGKGSYGEVNLVKHKTDRKQYVIKKLNLTTSSKRERRAAEQEAQLLSQLRHPNIVTYRESWEGEDCQLYIAMGFCEGGDLYHRLKQQKGELLPERQVVEWFVQIAMALQYLHEKCILHRDLKTQNIFLTKTNIIKVGDLGIARVLENQNDMASTLIGTPYYMSPELFSNKPYNHKSDVWALGCCVYEMSTLKHAFNAKDMNSLVYRIVEGKLPQMPSKYDPQLGELIKSMLCKRPEDRPDVKHILRQPYIKRQIAMFLEATKEKTAKSIKKAVGGSSSRPTAASVVSSKPRPEPPPQCPQPDLNTKGKREMNSQRRNGYNGIIKDAPPKTYLTPKFPASDILNTTGASLATISNIDIDIQPQEEERRAQRGDPSHPRPPPSRVLSGVSSRVEERRTANGPLMQCALNHRDGVRTSVEKTVNMDDKDDTTELLKDVIESPAPEQTVSLNVSTSLPESSSTGEFKVESTGQTFEVNIDNKDDTMNLLKEDPTQKHPADVRESLESTEKLLETLPPVITLEPCHMEHISPVPEQDTLPMCTPSSSEPFVSRQRRQKDRRWIQSDPDRCKVTGPRPLPPPPVDAMVVEEKKRSRANTEKKRATTTNSSTTINSSKDSNIPLTQERPLSARERRRLRQSQENPSQPVRRASNEVASLHNKQPEFQNPTVTLSVSDMGKETNKQDKLLGRPSDDDEYSSSTSSTDHSERDCKEGKSESSDLQDLVQRMAHTLRMDGRDAVSELGGGGRSGSTPLAEFKLNRKYRDTLVLHGKAREEQEFHFSELPNGTTSGPAKVRRAIEHLRTDVVKGLGVKLLDRVLEIMEDDDEDKREQCLREQMGEDKYQSYALMVRQLKFFEDVSFKG; from the exons TATGTCATAAAGAAGTTGAACTTGACCACGTCCTCGAAACGTGAGCGGCGAGCCGCGGAACAAGAGGCTCAGCTTCTCTCGCAACTACGACACCCAAACATCGTGACATACAGGGAGTCGTGGGAAGGAGAAGACTGCCAGCTCTACATCGCCATGGGCTTCTGCGAGGGAGGCGACCTCTACCATAGACTCAAGCAACAGAAGGGGGAACTCCTACCTGAAAGGCAGGTGGTGGAGTGGTTCGTCCAGATAGCTATGGCCCTTCAG TATCTACATGAGAAGTGTATTTTGCACCGGGACCTGAAGACCCAGAATATCTTTCTGACCAAGACTAACATCATCAAAGTGGGGGACCTTGGCATCGCCCGTGTTCTGGAGAATCAGAATGACATGGCCAGCACCCTCATAGGAACACCATACTATATGAGCCCGGAGCTATTCTCCAACAAACCCTACAACCACAAG TCTGACGTGTGGGCACTGGGCTGCTGTGTGTATGAGATGTCCACCCTTAAACATGCCTTCAATGCCAAGGACATGAACTCACTGGTGTACCGCATTGTAGAGGGAAAG TTGCCTCAGATGCCGAGTAAGTACGATCCTCAGCTGGGAGAGCTGATAAAGAGCATGCTGTGTAAGAGACCAGAGGACAGACCTGATGTCAAACATATCCTACGTCAGCCCTACATCAAACGACAAATCGCAATGTTTTTAGAGGCCACCAAAGA GAAAACTGCCAAGTCCATAAAGAAAGCTgttggtggtagtagcagcagacCCACTGCAGCGTCTGTGGTTTCGTCTAAGCCCAGGCCTGAGCCCCCCCCTCAATGTCCCCAGCCAGACCTAAACACCAAAGGGAAAAGG GAGATGAACTCACAAAGGCGTAATGGATACAATGGAATCATTAAAGACGCCCCACCCAAGACATATCTAACACCCAAATTCCCTGCATCAGACATTCTCAACACCACTGGTGCATCCTTAGCAACCATCAGTAACATTGACATTGATATCCAGccacaggaagaggagagaagggccCAGAGAGGGGATCCCTCCCACCCTCGGCCTCCCCCTAGCAGGGTGCTATCAGGTGTCAGtagcagggtagaggagaggaggaccgcCAATGGACCTCTAATGCAGTGTGCTTTGAATCACAGAGACGGAGTCAGAACCTCTGTAGAGAAAACTGTGAACATGGACGATAAGGATGACACAACGGAGCTACTCAAAGATGTCATTGAGAGCCCTGCGCCTGAACAGACCGTAAGTCTGAATGTTTCCACCAGCTTGCCTGAATCAAGTTCTACAGGGGAATTCAAAGTGGAATCCACTGGACAGACTTTTGAAGTAAATATTGATAACAAAGATGACACCATGAATCTTCTGAAGGAGGATCCCACACAAAAACATCCTGCAGATGTCAGA GAGAGCTTGGAATCCACAGAAAAGCTCCTAGAGACCCTTCCTCCTGTTATAACACTG GAACCCTGTCACATGGAGCACATCTCTCCAGTCCCAGAGCAGGACACGCTCCCTATGTGTACGCCTTCCTCCTCTGAGCCATTTGTCTCCAGGCAACGCAGGCAGAAGGACAGGAGGTGGATACAGAGTGATCCGGACAGG TGTAAAGTGACAGGTCCTAGACCTCTACCGCCTCCTCCTGTTGATGCAATGGtagtggaggagaagaagaggagcagGGCAAACACAGAGAAGAAGAGGGCTACCACAACAAACTCTTCCACAACCATTAACTCCTCCAAGGACAGCAACATTCCACTGACACAA GAGCGTCCTCTTTCAGccagggagaggagaagactgaggcAGTCCCAGGAGAACCCAAGCCAACCAG TAAGAAGGGCGTCGAATGAGGTTGCCTCGTTACATAATAAGCAGCCAGAGTTCCAGAACcccactgtcactctctctgtatctgacaTGGGCAAGGAAACAAACAAG CAAGACAAGTTGCTGGGGCGACCATCTGACGACGATGAATACAGCTCCTCCACCAGCTCAACTGATCACTCTGAGAGGGACTGCAAAGAGGG aAAGAGTGAATCCAGTGATTTGCAGGACCTGGTTCAGAGGATGGCCCATACATTGCGAATGGATGGCAGAGATGCTGTTAGTGagctgggtggtggtggtagatCTGGCTCTACTCCACTGGCTGAGTTTAAgttgaacaggaagtacagggaCACACTGGTGCTGCATGGGAAAGCTAGGGAGGAGCAGGAGTTCCACTTCAGTGAATTACCCAACG GCACCACATCTGGACCGGCGAAGGTCCGCAGAGCCATTGAGCACCTAAGAACAGATGTGGTGAAGGGACTGGGGGTGAAGCTGTTGGACAGAGTCCTGGAAATAATGGAGGATGATGACGAGGACAAACGAGAG CAGTGTCTTCGGGAGCAGATGGGAGAGGACAAGTACCAGTCATATGCTCTGATGGTGCGGCAGCTAAAGTTCTTTGAGGATGTTTCGTTCAAGGGTTAG
- the nek4 gene encoding serine/threonine-protein kinase Nek4 isoform X2: protein MNNYMFIRVVGKGSYGEVNLVKHKTDRKQYVIKKLNLTTSSKRERRAAEQEAQLLSQLRHPNIVTYRESWEGEDCQLYIAMGFCEGGDLYHRLKQQKGELLPERQVVEWFVQIAMALQYLHEKCILHRDLKTQNIFLTKTNIIKVGDLGIARVLENQNDMASTLIGTPYYMSPELFSNKPYNHKSDVWALGCCVYEMSTLKHAFNAKDMNSLVYRIVEGKLPQMPSKYDPQLGELIKSMLCKRPEDRPDVKHILRQPYIKRQIAMFLEATKEKTAKSIKKAVGGSSSRPTAASVVSSKPRPEPPPQCPQPDLNTKGKREMNSQRRNGYNGIIKDAPPKTYLTPKFPASDILNTTGASLATISNIDIDIQPQEEERRAQRGDPSHPRPPPSRVLSGVSSRVEERRTANGPLMQCALNHRDGVRTSVEKTVNMDDKDDTTELLKDVIESPAPEQTVSLNVSTSLPESSSTGEFKVESTGQTFEVNIDNKDDTMNLLKEDPTQKHPADVRESLESTEKLLETLPPVITLEPCHMEHISPVPEQDTLPMCTPSSSEPFVSRQRRQKDRRWIQSDPDRCKVTGPRPLPPPPVDAMVVEEKKRSRANTEKKRATTTNSSTTINSSKDSNIPLTQERPLSARERRRLRQSQENPSQPVRRASNEVASLHNKQPEFQNPTVTLSVSDMGKETNKQDKLLGRPSDDDEYSSSTSSTDHSERDCKEGKSESSDLQDLVQRMAHTLRMDGRDAVSELGGGGRSGSTPLAEFKLNRKYRDTLVLHGKAREEQEFHFSELPNGTTSGPAKVRRAIEHLRTDVVKGLGVKLLDRVLEIMEDDDEDKRECLREQMGEDKYQSYALMVRQLKFFEDVSFKG, encoded by the exons TATGTCATAAAGAAGTTGAACTTGACCACGTCCTCGAAACGTGAGCGGCGAGCCGCGGAACAAGAGGCTCAGCTTCTCTCGCAACTACGACACCCAAACATCGTGACATACAGGGAGTCGTGGGAAGGAGAAGACTGCCAGCTCTACATCGCCATGGGCTTCTGCGAGGGAGGCGACCTCTACCATAGACTCAAGCAACAGAAGGGGGAACTCCTACCTGAAAGGCAGGTGGTGGAGTGGTTCGTCCAGATAGCTATGGCCCTTCAG TATCTACATGAGAAGTGTATTTTGCACCGGGACCTGAAGACCCAGAATATCTTTCTGACCAAGACTAACATCATCAAAGTGGGGGACCTTGGCATCGCCCGTGTTCTGGAGAATCAGAATGACATGGCCAGCACCCTCATAGGAACACCATACTATATGAGCCCGGAGCTATTCTCCAACAAACCCTACAACCACAAG TCTGACGTGTGGGCACTGGGCTGCTGTGTGTATGAGATGTCCACCCTTAAACATGCCTTCAATGCCAAGGACATGAACTCACTGGTGTACCGCATTGTAGAGGGAAAG TTGCCTCAGATGCCGAGTAAGTACGATCCTCAGCTGGGAGAGCTGATAAAGAGCATGCTGTGTAAGAGACCAGAGGACAGACCTGATGTCAAACATATCCTACGTCAGCCCTACATCAAACGACAAATCGCAATGTTTTTAGAGGCCACCAAAGA GAAAACTGCCAAGTCCATAAAGAAAGCTgttggtggtagtagcagcagacCCACTGCAGCGTCTGTGGTTTCGTCTAAGCCCAGGCCTGAGCCCCCCCCTCAATGTCCCCAGCCAGACCTAAACACCAAAGGGAAAAGG GAGATGAACTCACAAAGGCGTAATGGATACAATGGAATCATTAAAGACGCCCCACCCAAGACATATCTAACACCCAAATTCCCTGCATCAGACATTCTCAACACCACTGGTGCATCCTTAGCAACCATCAGTAACATTGACATTGATATCCAGccacaggaagaggagagaagggccCAGAGAGGGGATCCCTCCCACCCTCGGCCTCCCCCTAGCAGGGTGCTATCAGGTGTCAGtagcagggtagaggagaggaggaccgcCAATGGACCTCTAATGCAGTGTGCTTTGAATCACAGAGACGGAGTCAGAACCTCTGTAGAGAAAACTGTGAACATGGACGATAAGGATGACACAACGGAGCTACTCAAAGATGTCATTGAGAGCCCTGCGCCTGAACAGACCGTAAGTCTGAATGTTTCCACCAGCTTGCCTGAATCAAGTTCTACAGGGGAATTCAAAGTGGAATCCACTGGACAGACTTTTGAAGTAAATATTGATAACAAAGATGACACCATGAATCTTCTGAAGGAGGATCCCACACAAAAACATCCTGCAGATGTCAGA GAGAGCTTGGAATCCACAGAAAAGCTCCTAGAGACCCTTCCTCCTGTTATAACACTG GAACCCTGTCACATGGAGCACATCTCTCCAGTCCCAGAGCAGGACACGCTCCCTATGTGTACGCCTTCCTCCTCTGAGCCATTTGTCTCCAGGCAACGCAGGCAGAAGGACAGGAGGTGGATACAGAGTGATCCGGACAGG TGTAAAGTGACAGGTCCTAGACCTCTACCGCCTCCTCCTGTTGATGCAATGGtagtggaggagaagaagaggagcagGGCAAACACAGAGAAGAAGAGGGCTACCACAACAAACTCTTCCACAACCATTAACTCCTCCAAGGACAGCAACATTCCACTGACACAA GAGCGTCCTCTTTCAGccagggagaggagaagactgaggcAGTCCCAGGAGAACCCAAGCCAACCAG TAAGAAGGGCGTCGAATGAGGTTGCCTCGTTACATAATAAGCAGCCAGAGTTCCAGAACcccactgtcactctctctgtatctgacaTGGGCAAGGAAACAAACAAG CAAGACAAGTTGCTGGGGCGACCATCTGACGACGATGAATACAGCTCCTCCACCAGCTCAACTGATCACTCTGAGAGGGACTGCAAAGAGGG aAAGAGTGAATCCAGTGATTTGCAGGACCTGGTTCAGAGGATGGCCCATACATTGCGAATGGATGGCAGAGATGCTGTTAGTGagctgggtggtggtggtagatCTGGCTCTACTCCACTGGCTGAGTTTAAgttgaacaggaagtacagggaCACACTGGTGCTGCATGGGAAAGCTAGGGAGGAGCAGGAGTTCCACTTCAGTGAATTACCCAACG GCACCACATCTGGACCGGCGAAGGTCCGCAGAGCCATTGAGCACCTAAGAACAGATGTGGTGAAGGGACTGGGGGTGAAGCTGTTGGACAGAGTCCTGGAAATAATGGAGGATGATGACGAGGACAAACGAGAG TGTCTTCGGGAGCAGATGGGAGAGGACAAGTACCAGTCATATGCTCTGATGGTGCGGCAGCTAAAGTTCTTTGAGGATGTTTCGTTCAAGGGTTAG
- the nek4 gene encoding serine/threonine-protein kinase Nek4 isoform X3, which yields MNNYMFIRVVGKGSYGEVNLVKHKTDRKQYVIKKLNLTTSSKRERRAAEQEAQLLSQLRHPNIVTYRESWEGEDCQLYIAMGFCEGGDLYHRLKQQKGELLPERQVVEWFVQIAMALQYLHEKCILHRDLKTQNIFLTKTNIIKVGDLGIARVLENQNDMASTLIGTPYYMSPELFSNKPYNHKSDVWALGCCVYEMSTLKHAFNAKDMNSLVYRIVEGKLPQMPSKYDPQLGELIKSMLCKRPEDRPDVKHILRQPYIKRQIAMFLEATKEKTAKSIKKAVGGSSSRPTAASVVSSKPRPEPPPQCPQPDLNTKGKREMNSQRRNGYNGIIKDAPPKTYLTPKFPASDILNTTGASLATISNIDIDIQPQEEERRAQRGDPSHPRPPPSRVLSGVSSRVEERRTANGPLMQCALNHRDGVRTSVEKTVNMDDKDDTTELLKDVIESPAPEQTESLESTEKLLETLPPVITLEPCHMEHISPVPEQDTLPMCTPSSSEPFVSRQRRQKDRRWIQSDPDRCKVTGPRPLPPPPVDAMVVEEKKRSRANTEKKRATTTNSSTTINSSKDSNIPLTQERPLSARERRRLRQSQENPSQPVRRASNEVASLHNKQPEFQNPTVTLSVSDMGKETNKQDKLLGRPSDDDEYSSSTSSTDHSERDCKEGKSESSDLQDLVQRMAHTLRMDGRDAVSELGGGGRSGSTPLAEFKLNRKYRDTLVLHGKAREEQEFHFSELPNGTTSGPAKVRRAIEHLRTDVVKGLGVKLLDRVLEIMEDDDEDKREQCLREQMGEDKYQSYALMVRQLKFFEDVSFKG from the exons TATGTCATAAAGAAGTTGAACTTGACCACGTCCTCGAAACGTGAGCGGCGAGCCGCGGAACAAGAGGCTCAGCTTCTCTCGCAACTACGACACCCAAACATCGTGACATACAGGGAGTCGTGGGAAGGAGAAGACTGCCAGCTCTACATCGCCATGGGCTTCTGCGAGGGAGGCGACCTCTACCATAGACTCAAGCAACAGAAGGGGGAACTCCTACCTGAAAGGCAGGTGGTGGAGTGGTTCGTCCAGATAGCTATGGCCCTTCAG TATCTACATGAGAAGTGTATTTTGCACCGGGACCTGAAGACCCAGAATATCTTTCTGACCAAGACTAACATCATCAAAGTGGGGGACCTTGGCATCGCCCGTGTTCTGGAGAATCAGAATGACATGGCCAGCACCCTCATAGGAACACCATACTATATGAGCCCGGAGCTATTCTCCAACAAACCCTACAACCACAAG TCTGACGTGTGGGCACTGGGCTGCTGTGTGTATGAGATGTCCACCCTTAAACATGCCTTCAATGCCAAGGACATGAACTCACTGGTGTACCGCATTGTAGAGGGAAAG TTGCCTCAGATGCCGAGTAAGTACGATCCTCAGCTGGGAGAGCTGATAAAGAGCATGCTGTGTAAGAGACCAGAGGACAGACCTGATGTCAAACATATCCTACGTCAGCCCTACATCAAACGACAAATCGCAATGTTTTTAGAGGCCACCAAAGA GAAAACTGCCAAGTCCATAAAGAAAGCTgttggtggtagtagcagcagacCCACTGCAGCGTCTGTGGTTTCGTCTAAGCCCAGGCCTGAGCCCCCCCCTCAATGTCCCCAGCCAGACCTAAACACCAAAGGGAAAAGG GAGATGAACTCACAAAGGCGTAATGGATACAATGGAATCATTAAAGACGCCCCACCCAAGACATATCTAACACCCAAATTCCCTGCATCAGACATTCTCAACACCACTGGTGCATCCTTAGCAACCATCAGTAACATTGACATTGATATCCAGccacaggaagaggagagaagggccCAGAGAGGGGATCCCTCCCACCCTCGGCCTCCCCCTAGCAGGGTGCTATCAGGTGTCAGtagcagggtagaggagaggaggaccgcCAATGGACCTCTAATGCAGTGTGCTTTGAATCACAGAGACGGAGTCAGAACCTCTGTAGAGAAAACTGTGAACATGGACGATAAGGATGACACAACGGAGCTACTCAAAGATGTCATTGAGAGCCCTGCGCCTGAACAGACC GAGAGCTTGGAATCCACAGAAAAGCTCCTAGAGACCCTTCCTCCTGTTATAACACTG GAACCCTGTCACATGGAGCACATCTCTCCAGTCCCAGAGCAGGACACGCTCCCTATGTGTACGCCTTCCTCCTCTGAGCCATTTGTCTCCAGGCAACGCAGGCAGAAGGACAGGAGGTGGATACAGAGTGATCCGGACAGG TGTAAAGTGACAGGTCCTAGACCTCTACCGCCTCCTCCTGTTGATGCAATGGtagtggaggagaagaagaggagcagGGCAAACACAGAGAAGAAGAGGGCTACCACAACAAACTCTTCCACAACCATTAACTCCTCCAAGGACAGCAACATTCCACTGACACAA GAGCGTCCTCTTTCAGccagggagaggagaagactgaggcAGTCCCAGGAGAACCCAAGCCAACCAG TAAGAAGGGCGTCGAATGAGGTTGCCTCGTTACATAATAAGCAGCCAGAGTTCCAGAACcccactgtcactctctctgtatctgacaTGGGCAAGGAAACAAACAAG CAAGACAAGTTGCTGGGGCGACCATCTGACGACGATGAATACAGCTCCTCCACCAGCTCAACTGATCACTCTGAGAGGGACTGCAAAGAGGG aAAGAGTGAATCCAGTGATTTGCAGGACCTGGTTCAGAGGATGGCCCATACATTGCGAATGGATGGCAGAGATGCTGTTAGTGagctgggtggtggtggtagatCTGGCTCTACTCCACTGGCTGAGTTTAAgttgaacaggaagtacagggaCACACTGGTGCTGCATGGGAAAGCTAGGGAGGAGCAGGAGTTCCACTTCAGTGAATTACCCAACG GCACCACATCTGGACCGGCGAAGGTCCGCAGAGCCATTGAGCACCTAAGAACAGATGTGGTGAAGGGACTGGGGGTGAAGCTGTTGGACAGAGTCCTGGAAATAATGGAGGATGATGACGAGGACAAACGAGAG CAGTGTCTTCGGGAGCAGATGGGAGAGGACAAGTACCAGTCATATGCTCTGATGGTGCGGCAGCTAAAGTTCTTTGAGGATGTTTCGTTCAAGGGTTAG
- the spcs1 gene encoding signal peptidase complex subunit 1, producing MLSIFNSIPTHMDYKGQKLAEQIFQGIILASAVIGFAYGLIIEQFGWTVYIVLGGFAVSCLLTLPPWPMYRQNPLSWQPALPETTGETLQKPQENLKKKKHK from the exons ATGTTGTCAATATTTAACTCCATTCCAACACACATG GATTATAAAGGACAGAAGCTGGCGGAGCAGATCTTCCAAGGAATCATACTTGCCTCAGCG GTGATCGGATTCGCTTATGGCCTCATCATTGAACAGTTTGGGTGGACAGTGTACATAGTGTTAGGAGGTTTTGCTGTGTCTTGTTTG ctGACCCTGCCCCCCTGGCCCATGTACAGACAGAACCCCCTCTCCTGGCAGCCAGCCCTACCAGAGACTACAGGAGAAACCCTGCAAAAGCCTCAGGAGAatctgaagaagaagaagcaCAAGTAG